A DNA window from Undibacterium sp. YM2 contains the following coding sequences:
- a CDS encoding ATP synthase subunit I — MARIILLQLVAALVAGLLAGIFGNISYGLSALFGGLSCAIPNALFALRLTMSARRPGGANPMSFFIGEFFKVISTVALMAAVVFWYPDVNWPAFLIAFIVVLKSYFILLFRH, encoded by the coding sequence ATGGCACGCATCATACTGCTGCAACTGGTGGCAGCGCTGGTAGCGGGCCTGCTTGCTGGAATTTTCGGCAATATTTCTTACGGATTGTCTGCCCTGTTCGGGGGATTATCCTGTGCGATCCCAAATGCCTTGTTCGCGTTGCGCCTGACTATGAGCGCCCGGAGGCCTGGAGGAGCAAATCCGATGAGTTTTTTCATCGGTGAATTTTTCAAGGTTATATCGACAGTCGCGCTGATGGCAGCGGTTGTCTTCTGGTACCCCGATGTCAACTGGCCGGCCTTTTTGATCGCCTTCATCGTCGTACTGAAAAGTTATTTCATTTTACTCTTTAGGCACTGA
- a CDS encoding ParB/RepB/Spo0J family partition protein — protein sequence MSIKKQKGLGRGLDALLGGAADFAEAVPTVTGAPTSLNVAQMQAGKYQPRTRMDEGALAELAASIKAQGLMQPILVRPIGQNNGVTRYEIIAGERRFRASQMAGMDEVPVLVKDVDDQAAAAMALIENMQREDLNPLEEAQGIHRLITDFSFTHEQAANAVGRSRSAVSNLLRLLNLAKPVQTMLMAGDIDMGHARSLLVTDAATQIQLANQIVAKRMSVREAEKLVAKTTAEMSANGKPRDKAEKSRDITRLEEELSDLLATQVALKLGSKGRGQMLIDFADLDSLDGIILKIRGQ from the coding sequence ATGTCGATCAAAAAACAAAAAGGTCTGGGCCGTGGCCTGGACGCCTTGCTCGGCGGTGCCGCCGACTTTGCCGAAGCCGTACCTACCGTCACTGGTGCCCCTACCAGCCTCAACGTTGCACAAATGCAAGCTGGTAAGTACCAACCCCGTACCCGCATGGACGAGGGCGCACTGGCTGAGCTGGCTGCCTCCATCAAGGCCCAGGGTTTGATGCAACCCATCCTGGTTCGCCCGATAGGACAAAACAATGGCGTAACACGCTACGAAATCATTGCCGGTGAACGCCGTTTCCGTGCCTCGCAAATGGCAGGCATGGATGAAGTGCCGGTACTGGTCAAGGATGTCGATGACCAGGCCGCTGCCGCCATGGCCCTCATCGAGAACATGCAGCGTGAAGACCTGAATCCCCTGGAAGAAGCCCAGGGCATACACAGGCTGATCACGGATTTCTCGTTTACCCATGAGCAGGCAGCTAATGCAGTAGGGCGCTCACGCAGTGCTGTATCCAACCTGCTGCGCTTGTTGAATCTGGCCAAGCCGGTACAAACCATGCTGATGGCCGGTGACATCGACATGGGCCATGCCCGTTCGCTGCTGGTGACCGATGCCGCCACCCAGATACAACTGGCCAACCAGATCGTCGCCAAACGCATGTCTGTCCGTGAAGCAGAAAAACTGGTCGCCAAGACCACGGCTGAGATGAGCGCGAATGGCAAGCCACGCGACAAGGCAGAAAAATCCCGGGACATCACCCGTCTTGAAGAAGAGTTATCCGATTTGCTGGCGACCCAGGTTGCCCTTAAATTAGGCAGCAAGGGCAGGGGACAGATGCTGATCGATTTTGCCGATCTCGATAGCCTCGATGGCATTATCCTGAAAATACGTGGACAATAA